Part of the Solanum pennellii chromosome 10, SPENNV200 genome is shown below.
TCCTATGTTATCtagtaaaaatattatgaagATGAGATATATGGTTGAGTTGGGGGAGGTAGGcgaaaaataaacataaaatgttgCAATTCggttttcttattttaattagaaaaattattattatttcattaaattattttttctggagaaaatatttttcaaacatgGAGAAATGCATTTTGAAAAATGTTCCTCCATTCCAAACAATTTCGTACTTATTCATTCCATAACTAAATTAAAGAGCATCAAGTCAATATGATTTTCAAagttcataattattttatatagacCTTTTTTAGCGGATATTCTTCAATGCgaggaaaaaaaagagtaatatgtatgtgaagtagaAATGAAAGATTCACGTACagaatgaaattgatgataattAGTCTTCTTAGTGCTTGTTTCTTCATATGATATTATAACTCTTTCTTAGCAAATATTATTCTTCCAAAATACAGAAAAGATCTTTGATGCGTCTACAGCAGATGTGGCTGTTGACTTTTACCACCGCTATAAGGTATATAACACATGACAGTGCATATTCGTTGCACTTATTTTGTCCCTCTAGACTGCATATATatgtgttaaagaatgacaaaaatcccacatcggtggttaatgagatgggtggactccttataaggcttgggcaatcctcctccctttgagctagcttttggggtgtgagttaggtctaagacctaatttcacatggtatcagagcagggcccgtctcacccgatgttggggtcgccaaaatcaaaattgcccacgcaccagatgctaagcactgggcgtgaggtggggtgttaaagaatgacaaaaatcccacatcggtggttaatgagatgggtggacttcttataaggcttgggcaatcctcctccctttgagctagcttttggggtgtgagttaggtctaagacctaatttcacatggtatcagagcagggcccgtctcacccgatgttggggtcgccaaaatcaaaattgcccacgcaccagatgctaagcactgggcgtgaggtggggagttaaagaatgacaaaaatcccacatcggtggttaatgagatgggtggacttcttataaggcttgggcaatcctcctccctttgagctagcttttggggtgtgagttaggtctaagacctaatttcacatggtatcagagcagggcccgtctcacccgatgttggggtcgccaaaatcaaaattgcccacgcaccagatgctaagcactgggcgtgaggtggggagttaaagaatgacaaaaatcccacatcggtggttaatgagatgggtggacttcttataaggcttgggcaatcctcctccctttgagctagcttttggggtgtgagttaggtctaagacctaatttcacatggtatcagagcagggcccgtctcacccgatgttggggtcgccaaaatcaaaattgcccacgcaccagatgctaagcactgggcgtgaggtggggagttaaagaatgacaaaaatcccacatcggtggttaatgagatgggtggacttcttataaggcttgggcaatcctcctccctttgagctagcttttggggtgtgagttaggtctaagacctaatttcacatggtatcagagcagggcccgtctcacccgatgttggggtcgccaaaatcaaaattgcccacgcaccagatgctaagcactgggcgtgaggtggggagttaaagaatgacaaaaatcccacatcggtggttaatgagatgggtggacttcttataaggcttgggcaatcctcctccctttgagctagcttttggggtgtgagttaggtctaagacctaatttcacatggtatcagagcagggcccgtctcacccgatgttggggtcgccaaaatcaaaattgcccacgcaccagatgctaagcactgggcgtgaggtggggagttaaagaatgacaaaaatcccacatcggtggttaatgagatgggtggacttcttataaggcttgggcaatcctcctccctttgagctagcttttggggtgtgagttaggtctaagacctaatttcacatggtatcagagcagggcccgtctcacccgatgttggggtcgccaaaatcaaaattgcccacgcaccagatgctaagcactgggcgtgaggtggggagttaaagaatgacaaaaatcccacatcggtggttaatgagatgggtggacttcttataaggcttgggcaatcctcctccctttgagctagcttttggggtgtgagttaggtctaagacctaatttcacatggtatcagagcagggcccgtctcacccgatgttggggtcgccaaaatcaaaattgcccacgcaccagatgctaagcactgggcgtgaggtggggagttaaagaatgacaaaaatcccacatcggtggttaatgagatgggtggacttcttataaggcttgggcaatcctcctccctttgagctagcttttggggtgtgagttaggtctaagacctaatttcacatggtatcagagcagggcccgtctcacccgatgttggggtcgccaaaatcaaaattgcccacgcaccagatgctaagcactgggcgtgaggtggggagttaaagaatgacaaaaatcccacatcggtggttaatgagatgggtggacttcttataaggcttgggcaatcctcctccctttgagctagcttttggggtgtgagttaggcctaagacctaatttcacaatatGTTTCACTGATTATTACAGGAAGACATTCAAATGCTTAAGCAAGTGGGATTAAGAGCTTTCAGGATGTCTATCTCTTGGTCTCGAATTTTACCATGTATGTAACAATTCATCATTACTTACCTAGCTGTTATTAAACAATAAGAGAAACTGAAgatatgaattaggttaaaTAACGTGGTTCAATCAACATGTATAATTACTGGAGTTACGAGTCACGCTACCAAATATCAATTAGGCTGCTACTTCTTGTACAACTAGCTGAAGTTGACCACTGTCCTAGTGCTAGTGTGACTTTAACTCTAGTTATTATACATGATAATTGGACCATTATATTCAACAtgttccatatatatatatatatatatatatatcaaNNNNNNNNNNNNNNNNNNNNNNNNNNNNNNNNNNNNNNNNNNNNNNNNNNNNNNNNNNNNNNNNNNNNNNNNNNNNNNNNNNNNNNNNNNNNNNNNNNNNNNNNNNNNNNNNNNNNNNNNNNNNNNNNNNNNNNNNNNNNNNNNNNNNNNNNNNNNNNNNNNNNNNNNNNNNNNNNNNNNNNNNNNNNNNNNNNNNNNNNNNNNNNNNNNNNNNNNNNtatatatatatatatatatattcagttTCCCTTATCTTCAACCCTTGTTACTTATGGATGTGAAATATATCTACAAGGAAAAACAATGTATATTTGATCTCTGCTGAAAGCTTTGTTTCGTTGTTGTGCTTATTTAAGATGGGAAGTTAAGCAAAGGAGTGAATCCAGAAGGCATCAAATTCTATAATAATGTCTTCAACGAGCTAATCGCTAATggtaataattaatataattacatcaaatttcctcttcttattaattaattacttataaTACTATCCACTTAATTAATAAACTTTTCCTTAATTAGGTATAACTCCTTTTGTGACTCTATTCCATTGGGACACACCACAAGCCCTTGAAGATGAATATAAAGGGTTTCTCAGCTCAAAAATAGCGTAAGTAAACATTTAAttagacaataaaataattggAGTTAGCACCCATCATAAAATAATTGGAGTTGCTAATTAATTCAGGAAAGACTATGCTGACTTTGTGGACATTTGCTTCAAAGAATTTGGGGATAGAGTAATGAATTGGATAACTCTAAATGAACCACTTTCTTATAGTATGAATGGATATACAAAAGGAACCTTTGCACCAGGAAGGTGTTCTAAATATGTAGGTAATTGCACTGAGGGTAACTCTGCTACTGAGCCATACATTGTTGCTCACAACTTGCTTCTAGCACATGCAACTGCTGTTAAAATCTATAGAGAAAAATATCAGGTAATTAATTACTACATCTATCTCTTTTTCATAAcacaaacttttattttcttatattccCTCTCTCCAATAATAGTGACACGTGAattaagaaacaataaataCAAAGTCATTTAAACGTTTAAAActgaatattatttaataataagtgTAAAATAGACATatcatgataaatttttcattgGTTTTATAAACTCGACAAATCTCGTTagacattttaaataatataataaactaGTAAAGATGGACggaagaaataattattatctcttttaattttcatttaataaGATTATTTAATTTGTCATAGTCCGAGtgattattcataaatattttggTTGAATAATACTCCCTTTATTctcatttattaaatatatataatcccacaatttctattttatttgtcttattttgatttgaagCATGccatttaataaagtaaaagaaaattatttttaaattatatgatattaaattaaaaatgtgtAGAATGCAATTATTTAATCACGTGGGCCCTTGAACAAGTAAaaacttataataaaaaattatcaaaaaagaaaagaaatattttttattattaaaatcaactaaaaaatataagataaagaaattgaaaggagtgtaaaataaaaattggacaATTATAAAATAGAGTTTGGTGACTGATAAGTGCATTTAATTAAGTTGAAAGCGATGTATACTATCCATCCGTTGTATGGAAGTTTGGTTGTTGCCCATGCATCATTCAGAGatcattgatatttttttgccaaatccttactgaatatatttaaaatataattgcAGAAAAGTCAGAAAGGCCAAATAGGAGTTACTCTTGTCACTCATATGTTTGTGCCCAAAATAAACACACCTCAAGGACTCAAGGCCCCACTAAGAGCTCTTGATTTTATGTTGGGATGGTAAGTGCCACATGTATGACTTTAAAACATGTTTTTTATCTATTCTTTTTATTACgtgaaaagtattataaattataataattaataatttaaaatatttaataaatatataaaaaaaattactatgaaagatataattatttgaatttcaaaattcaaaaggtGATTAGGAAGGAAAGAGTATACAAAGTATGGAATTTTAACTCGAATGTGATTGGAAGTTAAAATGTTAATCATGTCTAGGTGATTGGTAAAGCGAAATatcttatattaataaaatacagGTTTTTGGATCCAATAACATATGGTGATTATCCGGCAAGCATGCGAGCTATGGTAGGGCGTCGGCTCCCAAAATTCACAGCTGAGGAATCAAAGCTAGTGAAAGGTTCAATGGATTTTTTAGGGGTTAATTACTATACCACATATTATGCTTCTCCATTGCTCTCTGTTAATAGAGTTAATCTCAGCTACACCACTGACAATCATGCTGATCTTTCACGTAAGACAACAAACAAACTTTATTTCATACGACGCATTTCCTTTTCCCAAAATATATCAATCACTTTAAGTTTGATCGAGAATTATGATACATATACCATATAAAATAGATTTGTTTgaatatcaaaatttgaaatgtgTCACGTAAATTGAAACACCAGGAATATATATCTTCTTCAGTTtcaaataattacttttttttttctattaagcGTTAAAGGACGGAAAACCGATTGGCACACCGGTACTATTTCTTTCCTATATCTTTTCTTGTAATTCAGAATTTTCTCCTCAAATTgtgacttatatatatatgttaattaatgTGTGTAGACTGCGTTGGATTGGCTTTTCATTTATCCAAAAGGAATCTATGGTCTCATGCTTCACATCAAGGAAAAATATAACAATCCTCCCATTTACATCACTGAAAATGGTACTTAACTCACTTTTGTTGGTCTTCAAAGATTAGTGTAACATAACTGCTAAACTATTTGTCATCAAATTTTAGGGATGGCAGAAGCCAATAATAGCACAATGTCACTTAAAGAATCTTTGAATGATGACATGAGGATAAAGTATTATGAGGGCCATCTATGGTTTCTATCAAAAGCTATAAAGTAAGTTTTCTACTgtagattctttttttttttgtttttttttggaaattaatGTAAATAAGTTGCATAATGTGCAGGGCTGGAGCAAAcgttaaaggacattttgtgTGGTCGTTCTTAGATGATTATGAATGGGATGCTGGTTTCACTGTGCGGTTTGGCCTCACTTTTGTGGACTATAAGAATGGTCTTAAACGATACCATAAGAAGTCTTCTTATTGGTACAAGAAATTTCTATTGTACACTGGCCTATAAATTATGTCACTCTTTCTAACACCTCTACTTTGGAAAATTGCATTTTAATTAAGAGGTCTATGTGAATTTAAGAGCTCTACTTGCTCTCTCTGTCTGTCAAGTGTTGACAGAAAATAAATGTCCTTCAATTTTATGTCTTCAAGAGTAACATGAGAGCACCTCCCTATTAATTTTATCTACTTCCTTGCTAAATTTGTTTTCTAAGCTTCAACATTTTACTATTTATCTCTTTAATTTCAAAGTCTGTCAAAGATTACACAATAATGACAAGTGTTTTAAAAGGCTGGGGGTGAGCTAGGCGGGTCTTTTTACTTAGCATAGGGCGAGGAATAATGTCACTACCCAAACCGTCATGATTGATACTCACACTAACCCTTCAATGGGTGAACCACTACTACCATCCAATTAAGCaaagaatataaaaactaaggcatttattataagaaaatagaATACATACTAAATCAAAGTTCTCATAAACTTCAACAATTGATCTAACCACTAACAATGCCGAAGATAAAACTTGAATCTGAAATGTATCAAAACATCTAACAATGATCCAAGTCTAAACAAGAAATACTAATGAACTACTCCACTAATCTGAAACGAATGTCTAAGTTCGGAAATGGTAGACATAGAAGAAAGAGAATCCCATGGCAGCCTGAAACATttggctcacccttgaattcgatgTGACGATCTTTAATCTCCTAAGAGAGTTCTGCCAATAGATGCTTGAAGATGccttgtactcaacaaaaataagagcaagtgtagAATCAGAACAAAACTACATTGTATTGGTAGTATCACGCCACTAtcccactagtgtaacataagtaagtcaaacaacattataatcacatgcataaTATATCCACATctaaaatattataaacatgctcatcaacatacaaaaatCGCACATTATTAGTCCTCTCACGAAACCCAAACCCAAATAGTTAGTTTATTGGAACGTGCCATTTCGATCCCATAGTTGTGCCAGAACGTGGCAATCCAATCCAATAATTGTGCTAGAATGTGGCTACCCGATCAAAATTAGCTTGCCAGAACGTGACAATCCGATCCCCAATTCACACACCATATCACAGTCAAAAGTACATCAtcaaaattttacatttacatcatgatttcatggcaACCTTCATTCAACTAtttcatttacaacaagtgtgatcgATATTgcaatattcatacatatacaagtatcataatgaagcaagaacaaacaaacatcacacaatcatagaatcacaacatCATCTACCTCGcaacaagcttgaaaccctatGAAACTTGATCTTTCCCTTTCCGGATTCGTTCCGCTTGTTCTTAGTCTACAACAATCAATAATATCTCggaataaataaacaatcaccAATTACCCGAATTACTAACAGTTCTAACATACCTTAGATCCACCCATGATCCCAATTCTCCAAATTAGATTTGTGATCACcacaaattcaaaatcaaaatcctcCCTGATCATTATTGAACTAATCTATTACGTTCTACGGATCAAAAAAAGTAGATTTGGGGAATTAAaatcttacctttagcctcaaaaatggtgaaaaataaattagaatcgCCTGGGGGGTCGTTCATTAGctctaaaagtcaaaaagtgcCTAATAAGGTCATTTAGGGATTTTATTAACGACTTAATTCACGCCTGTCCCGCTACAATGACAATCATCCTATTGTAGCGGCATCACCACATTGGTCTAAAGTCCCGCTATAGTGGCATTTTTTAAATAGTGAGCTCCCCAGTTTCATCTATGATTTTAAGTCCCGTCTTGTCCGCTACAACAACCACTATCCCGCTACAACGACCTCGCAACAGTGGCAAGGATCCTGCCATAGCGGCACAAAATGTAACAGAGAGCTCCTTAGAAGAATTCCAAATCTCCATTTCGTAACATACCTCTAACCAACTATGCTAATAAATTACCCCTTGTGCTAAGTTCAATTCCCAGAGATCTACTCAGTCAAATTCAATTTCGTAAAATTGTAAGGGTTCGTTAATGAGTTATCTAACACCTTATGTaactatatttataattaagtcACCGAATTACTACAAGATTACCCTACACCTTGAAGGCTCCGATTTCCTCCAAATCTGGACAAGGTTggaaaaattcaaatactacaaaaaaagtttttttgacCCTAATTTCCCCCCATTGACAGTTCTATAATGACGAAAATCGATCGTTACAACGTATAACAATTTACCCAGCACTCGTCCCCGAGTGACAAAACTAAGCAAAAGTAGGCCAAGGAATGAATTAAGTAGTACTTGATTCATTAACAATTGGGGATACTTGTCTCGCATATCCCTTTCGGTTTCCCAAGTGTCTTCTTTAAATGGATGATGCTTTTATTGAACTTTCACGAACTTAATCCCCTTGGACCTCAACTTATGCACATCACAATCAAGAATGACAATAATTTCCTCCTCATATTGAAGGTCTTTGTCTAACACAATTGAGTACCACTTAATGATATAATCTTTGGCACCATGATACCtattcaacatagacacatggaataccggatgaacaCCAGATAAATTTGGAGGTAGAGCCAACCTATATGCCACCGCCCCTACACATTCAATGACCTCAAAGGGGACTATGTATCGAGGTCTTAACTTGCCCTTCTTActaaatctcatcacccctttctgGGTAATACCTTCAGAAGGACATTCTTTCCAGTCTAAAATTCCATATCTCTTACCCTATGATTCACATACTTCTTTTGTCTACTCAAGGCTGCTAAGAATTTAGCTTGAATGCTCCTCACCTTATCTTAAGCATCATTTACTAAATCAATTCCCAACCTCAAACCAACCGATGGAAGATCTACATCCTCTCCCGTATAAAGCCTCAAATAGTGCCATATCAATGCTAGAGTGGTAATTCTTGTTATATGAGAACTTACATAAAGGTAAGAATTTATAACAATGCCCTCGAAAATCAATTACACttgctctcaacatatcttccaaTACTTAAATAGTTCTCTCGGATTTCCCATCCGTATATGGATGAAAAGCTGTACTACAAGTGATTTGCGTACTCAACTTATCAAGCAATTTCCTCAAAAACTTGAAGGTGAATTGGGTACCGCgatctgagatgatagaaagGGGTAATTTATGTAACCTCTGTATCTCCTTCACATAAATCTTAACCAGTTgttcaacattataatcattTATTACCGGAATAAAATAGGCTGACTTTCTCAATCTATCAACCACTACCCAAATCGAATCAAACTTCCCCAaagtcttgggaagaccaaccacgaattCCATAGCTTTTTGTTTCCCACTTTCATTTAGGAATTGGCATTCTTTACAGTAAATCGGCagtcttttgatgttcaaacttCTTTTACtgacaattttgacacttagctacaaactctgctatgtctTTCTTCATGCCCGACCATCAATAAATTCTTTTAAGATCTCTATACATCTTGGTCACatctggatgaatagaatatcatgaaccatgagaTCTACCAATAATTTTTGAATCAAGCCATCAACTCGAGGGACACAAACTCTTCCTTTCACAACAATTACACCATCATCATCAAGAGTGGTCTCTTGTGCCTTACCATTTACCATCTTTTCTTTGAgatcttttaaattttcattctcaAATTGTTTGGCCTTGATCTCCTCAATGAATGTGGCCTTAACTTCAATGCTAGCTAACAATCCGCCTCTTTCAGAGATGCCCAACTGCATGAGTTTAGACTCTAAGGTCTGAATATCTTTGGCAGAGGGTCTCTTAGTTACACTCAAGTAAGATAGGATACCAATACTTACCGCTTTTCTACTCAACGCATCTgctaccacattagccttacccgAATGGTATTGgatagtcacatcataatccttgagtaaatCCATTCATCTTTGTTGCGTTAAATTGAGATCCTTTTGAGTGAAGACAGGTTGCAAACTACGATGATCAGTAAACACTTCACACTtcacaccataaagataatgatGCCAAATCTTAAGAGAAAATACTATTGTTGCCAACTCCTaatcatgggttggataatttctctcatgtaccttaaatTGGAGTGACACATAGTCTATCACATTCTTATCTTGCATTAACACAACTCCCAATACAGAATgataagtatcataataaactATAAAATCCATACCTTCCTCCATAATTCTAGGATAAGTTCGGTAGTCAAGAGGGTCTTGAGCTTTTAAATGCTCCTCATATTTTTAGTCCATTTAAATGGTATCTCCTTCTTAGTCAAATTAGTCAATTTAGTGGCAACAAAAGCAAAATACTTGCCTTCATGCTTTCTACCACATTTAGCCCAAGTAGGCTTCTCAATATAAGGACCACTGCCTTTCTCCTCCTTAGACTTGGGTGTAGACCCTTTACCTTTATTGACCCTTGGAATAGTAGAAGGACTTTGATTGGGAAACATCTTCTAGAACCTTGGCTTATCTTTAACCTCAAATCTAGCCTTGGAAGAAGTAATCTTCGGCCCTTTTCCTCTTCAATTCTCTATGAACTTGCTTAAGCTTTAGCTCCTCAATTTGCtcagcatgaaccatgagacgagagatgtccatgctaggaatcaacatagACGACCTACATTAATTTACCACAAGATCGGATACCCCCATAACATCTAGTATCTTGAACACTTAATCAATGAACCCATGTGGGTCCTCCTCCACCTTGGAGCCAAAGATGGTAGGGGGATTCATTCTTCTTAAATACATTATCCTTGATGTGGTGGTGCCAGCATAGAGGTTCATTTGGACCCTAGCATTCATAGAAACTTGAGtagccaacacttgagtcaagctATGAATGGCTGCTCTTATCTCAAAATTAGACATTTCCCCTTCTTTAATAGGAACTTaagggttttgaggagcttgaCGGGGAACTGCCTCATTTGCATTCTCCTTTTCGGACCTTTGAGTGTtgttccttcttgtattcattgtGTATAAGCACAAGAAAGGGCTTAGAAGATAAGGACATATAGAGTTAAGACTGAAGAGGCACAACTTCAAGAATACAAACAAGGTAAgactttcctaagcatcacatagcctctcattcgtaagtgtggcacacttcacaattatgaacaagaaTCTACTTGACGTGGTTAAGTGAGAGATCGATCCTAAGATTATTTTTCCTCacgctctaataccaagtttgtcttTACCGGGAGCACCCTCTAGACGCAACCGACGTCTTTGTCCTCGAGGAGGACTTGGACTAGCCCTAAGCATTCATCATAACACACCATAGGTccaaatttgcagaaaatttagaacttttttttacatattgagGCATACATAAACCTCTAACATATCATGTAgagagtttacttagactcctcacatatgaagcatacataggcttctcatttagAAAACATAACCAATATATAACAATTTAGTATAGTAATAccgtctcacattaaaccatctaaaatgaaGTAGAACATTCGGCCGTAGACTTTATACAACTACATTATTTGGcacatagggcttacaacaatatcatcaacaatAAGAAGGAAATGAATGTCTTTATACTATACCAATACTACCAGGGTAAATAaaaatcccaagagtgaaagaaaccataccatTGTGATGATCTTGCAACGAATTTTGAATGAAAACCTTGGGGAATTCGTCCTTGATTTGGAACTCTATTGTTCTTCATTGGAAGATTGAGTTATGGGAAGAGAGGAGATGTAGAGAAGTTAGAGAGATGTGGGTTTTGGGAAAAAAGTGGGTTTTTAGGTTAGTTAATGAGTTGGAACACTTTATATTGTCCATCACTAACTAATTAACCACCCTAATCcctaattgattaattatataataaactaattaattctCCTAACTTAAAAATTAGACAGTCAACAGTTCCTGATCTACCAGACCTCGACCTACCGTCCATAGGTCCATCGATGGTCCCGTACTGTTCACACGAGTTTGAATGAAAGAGTGGTTTTTGGgaaaattttaggaatttgtATAAGGCTGGAGCTACGACTCCATCGAAGAGCCGTTGACCCATCGAGGACTCGTCGTTTGGTCTGTCAATGCTAACTGTCATTTGACAGCTTTTGATTCCAACTGtagggtcctctccaaggacccttaggtggtccttggggattcgtacccgGATGAgtcgaccctaaacacactcttcAATGCGTTTAACAccttttgactaattttcattaaatctcGACTCCTAAAACACattgaaacatgccaaggcacactagaaaataaatttcacaaTTCACCGAACGTTATGGTCATTTCTTTATGCTTTGACTCTAACATTTCTTAACTAGATTAAATGCATTATGTTAGACCTAGAAACAGTGTTCTAAGTCTTAGTTCTTCATGCGAGGATTTGATAAGTTCATGGACTtgtggggtgttacattattccATCCTTGGGAAGATTCATCCACAAAttacactaaaaatatttttgtggggAGAGGATGACATAgaactagcagcccaaccaacaactaCAATATCATTATGATTCATAGCCCATATGAGTAATTCACAAATCAAATCAACACACAACCGTGACATTtcacatagcaactcaaaacACTATGtaccacatataagagctcaacttCACAACATCAGGAACTAGcttctcaacatcaacatgaactaAACATAACATCAAGAGTCACTTATGCACAACTTCTTTTTAAGGTTTATTAACATgctcaatataatatcatgaaagCCACTATATACGAAATCACAAATAAGTGTAAGTAAAGCAAAAGAGCATATTTACAAGGAAACTCATTTTAAGAAGAACCTTTACCATAATTATGCATGTCTTAGAAAAGCAAcccaaatttaatatttttaattagttaattttaagAGGATGACTTACCTAAACTTTTGCTAGAATTTtgaggaaagagatgaggatagcgggatttcatgtcggcctcggcctcccatgttgctccctcaactaggtgattcctccataggacttttacggagaccacctccttgttcctcaacttcttgacatGGCAATTTAGATATTccagaacctcttcataggaaaggcTCTCTTccacacctaacccttcaataggAGGATGGATACGAGATCACCAATAACCTTCTTAAGCACGAAGACGTGAAATATCGGATGAAACGAAGCTAGTTAACTAGGTTGTCTCAATGAATATGCAACCCTTCCAACCCGTTACAATATTCCACAGGGACCCACATACCGATGACTTTaattccccttcttaccaaatctcatcacccctttcacgggtgaaattttcaagtacaccttatccccttcttcaaattctaga
Proteins encoded:
- the LOC107002712 gene encoding vicianin hydrolase-like encodes the protein MGMRNVLIFLVIAVANLFALTSAAIPAKRFYAPFNRTSFPPDFVFGASSAAYQIEGEALKGGRGPSIWDTFTRQHPEKIFDASTADVAVDFYHRYKEDIQMLKQVGLRAFRMSISWSRILPYGKLSKGVNPEGIKFYNNVFNELIANGITPFVTLFHWDTPQALEDEYKGFLSSKIAKDYADFVDICFKEFGDRVMNWITLNEPLSYSMNGYTKGTFAPGRCSKYVGNCTEGNSATEPYIVAHNLLLAHATAVKIYREKYQKSQKGQIGVTLVTHMFVPKINTPQGLKAPLRALDFMLGWFLDPITYGDYPASMRAMVGRRLPKFTAEESKLVKGSMDFLGVNYYTTYYASPLLSVNRVNLSYTTDNHADLSPLKDGKPIGTPTALDWLFIYPKGIYGLMLHIKEKYNNPPIYITENGMAEANNSTMSLKESLNDDMRIKYYEGHLWFLSKAIKAGANVKGHFVWSFLDDYEWDAGFTVRFGLTFVDYKNGLKRYHKKSSYWYKKFLLYTGL